The nucleotide window ATTACTATTGATAAACTGCTCTAGTGGACGGCGCAGTATTAATCATTCAATAGTTGTTTTTTTAAGATGGGTAGACGTATACCTATGGCTATTCGATCTACGACCCTATGTTAATTATTTATAGAGTACTTATTTTAAAACTTAACGCCGCACTGAAAAGTGGAAGGTAGTCCGTAACTTATACCCAGCTATATAAACTAGATCTAACCCTCAAGCAGATATATAACATATTGCTAGAATACAGCTTCAGTGGCCATTTGGAGTCTCAGAAGTCAACCTAGCAACAAGATCTCTCGCCATGTCACCAAATCCGACCATAAATACAGTCTGCCAAACTCCCAACCCCACTCTAGGGGTCACACCACGGTACAACCCCTTTATACCGTTTGTTTCGTAGATATACTTAAGGGTCTTAGCCACAGTTAAATTCTTAGGTCTGTTAGGATCGTTGGTCTTGGACTGCATTTCAACTCTAATAACTTCAATTGGCTGGTTCCAAGCACTCAAGCCACCACCAATTGCAGATGCAGTGATCTTTTCCAAAGCAGATAACTTCTCGTGTTCATCCTTACCAGTGAATTTCTTAATGAGGCCCTCAACCCATCTAGAGAGACCAAATCTGGACCCCCAGTTGGTCATTTGACGTATCGCAACGGCATTCACACCCTTGTTAATGCCTCTAATACCCTCCTTTTGGTAAATCTGCTTGAAAACCTGCCAAGAAGTCGGCACCGCAGCACCAGCTTCTGCAACAGCCTTGCTTCTAGTAATTTCAACGGTTTTCATACACGTACAGAATCCCATTGTCAAGTAGGCCTGCGCAATACCACCAGACATACCACCTAAGATACCAGACGCAAAGGATCCAAAACCGAGACTCTGGAACCGGTACTCAGATTCTGCAGAAACAAACAATAACACAGCTCCTTTGGTCGAAGCTTCGATCCATGCCCACGGAATTAAACCTTGGTAAAACCCGAACACACCTCCACGCGACCAAACATGCTTGAAAGACTGCAAAAATGACAAATCTCTATTAGCTGCCATAGTGGTCTTCGTGACCTCGAACGGTTGACCTAGAGTGGTGACTTCACTCATGTTCAAGGCTGCTCCTAACAGTATGTTAGAGAAGCTCACAGGTTTCTTCTCTAGCTTCTTCGATTGGACAAGGTCAGTTGAAGTTGACATTAGTGCTTCTATGGAGTACTTGTGCGATACGTTAGCGGCTTAATAGGTAGTAGTACTGGTTTAAAACCATATTTTAACTTTTCTCCAATAGTGGTAACGAAATTACTCACAAGAGATGATTAAATGCGGAAAAAACCGGAAGCTTGGAGTACAACCAATGCGGGGAAAACTAGATTATCCGTTTGCTCCGAATGCTATTGAAGGCTTAAGTCTATTCTATGTAATTGGTATGTATTGTCCGGGCTCTTTCTTTTGAGAGTCTACTGGCTGTTGTCAGTTCCAATAATGGGGTATCTTCGTAACTACGCCATTGTAAAGATTTTACCTATCATATGCttatttaaaattttgCTTCTGCAACCACTGGTCCAATAGCGTTAGCATCTGTCGGAAGCTCCCAACATGACATAGCTAGCCATTGTTGGATACCACAGTCGTCAAGTAGCTTTGATGCATACTCGTTTTCGTAGTAGTTCAGTAGTTGTCCTGACTCGTTAAGATCTAACTCTCCCGTTTTTCGACTGAACCTGATCATATCGATCTGGAGATATGTTATAGGTACCGGCAATTGATTTATGGCCGCTATGGCATCTTTGGTCATAAGTGTAGGCGAGCAGAGCATCACGATGGCCTTCTTTAGATGACCGGCGTGCTGAGTGAAAATTCCGGTAACCTCGCGGAGATCCCGAGCAGTAATCTTCCTAGTTTTGAAGGCTTTGCATTGAACTATCACGTCCAGTGGCTGTAGATGCCCCCCAGATGCCAGGCTATGCTTTAAAGGTTTTAGTATCCTGCCGTTAACTTTGTACCGCGCTGGAAGCGACTTATTTAGACCCCAAATGCTGTTTACATGGTCGTAGATCGGCTGCAGGTCCCATTTCCCACTAATGTCAATACCTTGGTCGAAAGCCCCACCGCTATTTACCAGTTTTGTGACACGTAGTTTAGTAGCAAGCTCGCGCATCACCGTCCGCTCGTAGAGCGTACCTTGGAAATTGGTTGACTTAGCGATTTTGCTATTGCACTTAATATAATTCAGTAGCTGGGAATTGTAGCATGTTGCAGCACCTCTAATGGATGACATAGTGACCTTTAACCATCTGATAGCTGTATCAAACACGTTTTATGCATTTCTGCATTTGGCAACGTACAAAAGTGAATTAAGATTTCTATATATGTACCACGAAAGATATACAGCCAGTAACGAATTATAAGACCGGGAAAGCTGCTAAGTTCCGTAATGTCGTCGATAGATTCAGCTACTAATACCGAGTCTTCTCAGACTGTTTCTGGTAGTGATTCAGCGTCTGATAATAAGGTTGTGGAGCAAGTTATAACAGTATTTGAGCTTTCGTCCGAGATAGAACAGTCCTTAAAGCACGTCTTAGAAGAGATTGACAAGAATGAAACACAATTTCAAAAGAGCCTCAAGTCCATACATACGCAATTGCGAGCTCTGGAGCGTTGATTGGTGGTGTAGGTTCATAACGCAGGTTTTTTGAGATCTTTATCGAGAATTCTACAGAGAGAGCATATTAGCTAGCAAATGCACTATTATAGGGGGCTCAGAGCACTCTGAAGTGCATAGATCAGCTTTAAAGGGCTACACGAGGCCGGTAATGGCCAATAGGTCCTTTGACGGCCATATTTAGCGGTCGTTACCCGGCCGCAAGTATAGCTTAAGTACATATTAGCATAGAAGTTAGGACATCAATACTTCATAATTCAGCAGAATAGCATTAGATCGCATGGCCAGGAAGTCTAAACTCCGCCAAAGGAGTCGAAAGACCACGTTACACAGACCAAAAGATGCTTTAGATAGAAAAGCGGAGCTTGTTGCTCTTATAGAGTCTCTCAAGGCGAAAAAGCTATCTTCAAGCTCTGCCGATGCTGCTGAAACTGCAGTAACACGTCAGAATGCTACACCCGGACCACTGGATGCTGAGTTTAGTCAGATTTTGGCTAAATTTGCTCCCCCCCCAGAGAATAGCACGGCTAAAGATGGCACTTTAAAAAAGTCTCCAGTCCCAGTGTCCTTACAGACATATGATTTACAAGAGGATTCTGATCCTGAGGAGAAGCAACCTTCAAAGTCCAAGACTAAATACCAGAAACCGAGCTTATCAGAACTCAAAAGCGTCACCTCTCATCCAGAACTGATAGAGTGGTATGACTGTGATGCTCCTGATCCTTGGTTCCTTGCAAATATTAAATCTGCTAAGAATATAGTGCCTGTTCCAAGTCATTGGCAGACCAAAAGAGAATACCTTTCTGGCCGTTCGTTACTAGAGAAGAAGCCTTTTGAGCTGCCAGATATCATTAAGCTCACAAATATTGAGGATATGCGTAATTCGATGCCTGACGCTGGCCAAGGCGATGCGAGTCTTAAGAAGGACGCAAGGTCTAGAGTTAGGCCGAGGTTGGGAAAACTAGACCTTGACTATTCCAAGCTTCACGATACGTTTTTTAGGCTGGGCCGGAACTGGAAGCCAGACCTTCTTCTGCCGTATGGTGATCAGTACTATGAGAATCGAAATCTAGAACAAGAGGTTATGTGGGCCAGCATGCGTCGGAAATATCGTCCTGGACGCTTATCGGCACAGATACGCAAGGCATTAGGACTCTACGAGGGCCGACTTCCCTCCTGGTGCAAGAAATGGAAAGACATAGGACTACCACCTAGTTATCCGGGAATGAAAGTCGCAGGCATAAATTGGGACATAAGTAACGCCAAAGGAGATATATACGGAGAATGGCGTCCCGAAACAAAAACAACAGACGTAACTCGTTTTGGCCAACTTCTGTCGAACGATTCAGAACAATCCCCCGCTGACGCAAATCTTCCAACACAGCCTACTCTTATTGGCGAGCATGTAGAGAAAAACTCCAAATCTGACGATCAGATTCAAACTGATAACACCCCCAAGGATCAAATAAACATCGCAAGCTCGGAACAGCCCGATCACGTTACTACTCCGACGCAGCTATACACTGTTCTACCAGAAAGAAAGCACGCATCTCAGTACTCTTCTCGTGAAGGTTACTTGTTGCCGGGAAAGAGGCCTTCTCCCAACTCATCAGAAACTTCATCGAAAAGAGCGCAATCTATAGCAATGGCCAAGGAGAGCGATAACGTTGAAGAGTTCAAGTTTTAAAGTTACGAGGTATTCAGCATTTTCTATCATCATAGGTACTTTATAGCACTTAAATAAATTCTTAACATACTATACGttaattatatattaataCGTATATAATCAGCGATTTTCTCGTTATCTAGAGCCTGTTGTAGCATCCGAGGCCATCATAAAGCCTATTAATGTAATGACTTGGTCTGTACGTATATTATGTCAGCCGATTTAAATACACAACAAATTTTTTGGCACGCCAGGAAACTAGCTCATCCCTATGAGCAACTTACAGTTTACCTTTTATACAGCTTTTTAAAGGTCAACAAATAGTCCTCGTATCGGATTCTAAGGATATTAGGATGGGTATGCGAAGTATATCTCCTGGAGCTTCAGTTTCTAAGCCACCTAGAAATAGAATGCAGAGGAAGGTTAATACTCTATCATTAACCAATTCTCCTGTTGAGGCTAGTATTACTAAAAGTATCATAGCTGAGAAAGACGGGGCTTATAGTAAGGAAGGCTACTTATCACTGTCATCGGAGTCTGGTGGTTCATCGATGGGATCCGGGTACCAATATTCACAAATTTTGCAATTAGAACATGCTGTTTCAACTTTAAATGATTCACTAGACCGTATTCTGAAACTATCCCCGCATTTGAAGACCTACTTATCATACTTTAATAATGAGAAGACTCCCACCGAATTTTTGCCAAGTTTCTCAAGGTATCAATTGAAATGCGCAGCCGAGCTGAAAACGCTATATCTGCTAGGAAAATTACCGATTATAGATGAATTGAAGGAATACGAATCGAAATTTTCCGCTTCCGATCCAACTCCTGTATTTTCAATACTGGAAGCTGAAGATGTAGATCGTCTTTCTGGCGAAGACAGAGAGGATGATTATGTTCCATCTGAAGTTGGTACAAACTCATCAAATATTCTTTCCTTATCTACAAACAAAAACTGGC belongs to Eremothecium sinecaudum strain ATCC 58844 chromosome IV, complete sequence and includes:
- the YHM2 gene encoding Yhm2p (Syntenic homolog of Ashbya gossypii AFR542W; Syntenic homolog of Saccharomyces cerevisiae YMR241W (YHM2)); the encoded protein is MSTSTDLVQSKKLEKKPVSFSNILLGAALNMSEVTTLGQPFEVTKTTMAANRDLSFLQSFKHVWSRGGVFGFYQGLIPWAWIEASTKGAVLLFVSAESEYRFQSLGFGSFASGILGGMSGGIAQAYLTMGFCTCMKTVEITRSKAVAEAGAAVPTSWQVFKQIYQKEGIRGINKGVNAVAIRQMTNWGSRFGLSRWVEGLIKKFTGKDEHEKLSALEKITASAIGGGLSAWNQPIEVIRVEMQSKTNDPNRPKNLTVAKTLKYIYETNGIKGLYRGVTPRVGLGVWQTVFMVGFGDMARDLVARLTSETPNGH
- the RRG7 gene encoding Rrg7p (Syntenic homolog of Ashbya gossypii AFR541W; Syntenic homolog of Saccharomyces cerevisiae YOR305W (RRG7)), yielding MSSIRGAATCYNSQLLNYIKCNSKIAKSTNFQGTLYERTVMRELATKLRVTKLVNSGGAFDQGIDISGKWDLQPIYDHVNSIWGLNKSLPARYKVNGRILKPLKHSLASGGHLQPLDVIVQCKAFKTRKITARDLREVTGIFTQHAGHLKKAIVMLCSPTLMTKDAIAAINQLPVPITYLQIDMIRFSRKTGELDLNESGQLLNYYENEYASKLLDDCGIQQWLAMSCWELPTDANAIGPVVAEAKF
- the BIL1 gene encoding Bil1p (Syntenic homolog of Ashbya gossypii AFR540C; Syntenic homolog of Saccharomyces cerevisiae YOR304C-A), with product MSSIDSATNTESSQTVSGSDSASDNKVVEQVITVFELSSEIEQSLKHVLEEIDKNETQFQKSLKSIHTQLRALER
- the CUS1 gene encoding U2 snRNP complex subunit CUS1 (Syntenic homolog of Ashbya gossypii AFR539C; Syntenic homolog of Saccharomyces cerevisiae YMR240C (CUS1)), which gives rise to MARKSKLRQRSRKTTLHRPKDALDRKAELVALIESLKAKKLSSSSADAAETAVTRQNATPGPLDAEFSQILAKFAPPPENSTAKDGTLKKSPVPVSLQTYDLQEDSDPEEKQPSKSKTKYQKPSLSELKSVTSHPELIEWYDCDAPDPWFLANIKSAKNIVPVPSHWQTKREYLSGRSLLEKKPFELPDIIKLTNIEDMRNSMPDAGQGDASLKKDARSRVRPRLGKLDLDYSKLHDTFFRLGRNWKPDLLLPYGDQYYENRNLEQEVMWASMRRKYRPGRLSAQIRKALGLYEGRLPSWCKKWKDIGLPPSYPGMKVAGINWDISNAKGDIYGEWRPETKTTDVTRFGQLLSNDSEQSPADANLPTQPTLIGEHVEKNSKSDDQIQTDNTPKDQINIASSEQPDHVTTPTQLYTVLPERKHASQYSSREGYLLPGKRPSPNSSETSSKRAQSIAMAKESDNVEEFKF